A genomic window from Nitrospiria bacterium includes:
- a CDS encoding ABC transporter permease, giving the protein MQQRSTLEQFWRRFRKNRSGLAGGLIVLSVFLVAVLAPVLSPYDPAHIDVDRILVGPTQAHPLGTDDLGRDVLSRMIWGSRISLMVGFVAVGILIGIGTVIGAVSGYYGGWPDDILMQFVDIMLSVPTFFLILAVIAFVGPNIWNVMIIIGATSWMGVARFVRGQFLALKEADYVTAARALGAKDRRIIFLHILPNAMSPVYVSAVLGVAGAILVESSLSFLGLGVQPPMPSWGNIITSGKDMIDIAWWLTLFPGLAILITVLGYNLLGEGLQDALNPRLKE; this is encoded by the coding sequence ATGCAACAGCGGTCCACCCTGGAGCAATTCTGGAGACGATTCAGGAAAAATCGATCGGGGCTGGCGGGCGGCCTGATCGTTCTGTCCGTCTTCCTGGTGGCCGTCCTGGCCCCCGTCCTGTCTCCTTATGATCCCGCCCATATCGATGTGGACAGGATTTTAGTCGGACCGACGCAGGCCCATCCCCTGGGAACGGATGACCTCGGACGGGACGTCCTAAGCCGGATGATCTGGGGTTCGAGGATCTCTCTCATGGTGGGATTTGTTGCCGTCGGGATCTTGATCGGGATCGGCACAGTGATCGGCGCGGTGTCGGGTTACTACGGAGGCTGGCCCGATGATATCCTGATGCAATTTGTGGACATCATGCTCTCCGTACCGACCTTTTTTCTGATCCTGGCGGTGATCGCATTCGTCGGGCCGAACATTTGGAACGTCATGATCATCATCGGCGCCACGAGCTGGATGGGCGTGGCCCGTTTCGTGCGCGGGCAATTTCTGGCCTTGAAAGAGGCGGACTATGTCACGGCGGCGCGGGCTTTGGGCGCCAAGGACCGAAGGATCATATTTCTCCATATCCTTCCAAACGCGATGTCGCCGGTCTACGTTTCCGCCGTGTTGGGCGTCGCCGGCGCCATCCTCGTCGAATCTTCTTTGAGCTTCCTGGGCCTGGGCGTCCAGCCCCCGATGCCCAGCTGGGGAAACATCATCACGTCCGGAAAAGACATGATCGATATCGCCTGGTGGCTTACCCTCTTTCCCGGCCTCGCCATCCTGATCACGGTCCTGGGGTACAACCTGCTCGGCGAGGGCTTGCAGGACGCATTAAATCCCCGCCTCAAAGAGTAA